Proteins from one Listeria innocua genomic window:
- a CDS encoding carbohydrate ABC transporter permease, whose product MAVSSKKSKRTKKIAFYVTMVAFLCITLFPFAIMLMTSFKSSKEAISTHPTFFPKDFTFQHYIDIFNPDIFPFLTYFKNSLVVSVFAAGIAVVLGILGAYALSKLRFKGRMTINASFYTVYMFSGILLIVPLFKIISSLGLYDTETALIITMVVQTLPTAVFMLKSYFDTIPTDIEEAAMMDGLNRFQIILRIIVPLAISGIVSVFVYCFMVAWNDYLFASIFLSSSEKFTLPIGLNTLFSTPDYIWGRMMAASLVTALPVVIMYAISERFIKGNLTDGGVKG is encoded by the coding sequence ATGGCGGTAAGTAGTAAAAAGTCAAAAAGAACAAAGAAAATCGCGTTTTATGTGACGATGGTTGCATTTTTATGTATTACATTGTTCCCATTTGCGATTATGTTAATGACTTCATTTAAGAGCAGCAAAGAAGCCATTTCTACGCATCCAACATTTTTCCCGAAAGATTTCACTTTCCAGCATTATATCGATATTTTTAATCCAGATATTTTTCCGTTTTTAACGTACTTTAAAAATAGTTTGGTTGTTTCGGTTTTTGCGGCAGGAATTGCGGTCGTTTTGGGGATTTTAGGAGCTTATGCGTTGTCTAAATTACGCTTTAAAGGGCGAATGACGATTAACGCGAGTTTTTACACGGTTTATATGTTCTCCGGAATTTTGTTAATTGTTCCGTTGTTTAAAATAATTTCGAGTTTGGGGTTATATGATACAGAAACAGCTTTAATTATCACGATGGTTGTACAAACACTACCAACTGCGGTATTTATGCTAAAAAGTTATTTCGACACGATTCCAACTGATATTGAAGAAGCTGCGATGATGGATGGGCTAAATCGCTTCCAGATTATTTTACGAATTATTGTTCCGCTAGCGATTTCAGGTATTGTATCAGTGTTTGTATATTGCTTCATGGTAGCTTGGAATGATTATCTGTTTGCGTCGATTTTCCTATCTAGCTCAGAGAAATTCACGTTACCAATTGGCTTAAATACACTATTTAGTACACCAGATTATATTTGGGGTAGAATGATGGCGGCCTCGCTAGTTACGGCGCTTCCGGTCGTTATTATGTACGCAATTTCAGAACGATTTAT